A DNA window from Ferrimicrobium sp. contains the following coding sequences:
- a CDS encoding MBL fold metallo-hydrolase, whose protein sequence is MSTNIPIQAIDDGVWVHTSDREMTTSTIVALDNTSCMLIDPAITPSDLDVIADFVEERGLRVTLGWSTHAHWDHVLWSARFGVEVPRLAVSASVDTCKAELAELHEYISQQCPGHDVDLSGLLTTWSDTEPLWPVNCQVIEHRAHAPGHAALWITNRQILVAGDMVSDIEIPTLDLEQSDPLSDYFAALDLYAHFLDWVVTFIPGHGRPGDQGELDRRITLDRRYLDDIATGASTSDDRIRAQWLKEHHERQAAWAKEQR, encoded by the coding sequence ATGTCGACGAACATTCCCATCCAGGCCATAGACGACGGTGTCTGGGTCCACACGAGTGACCGCGAGATGACGACGAGCACCATCGTTGCGCTCGATAACACCAGCTGCATGCTCATTGACCCGGCGATTACCCCATCCGATCTCGACGTGATCGCGGACTTCGTTGAGGAGAGAGGCCTTCGGGTCACGCTTGGATGGTCGACGCACGCCCACTGGGACCATGTCCTCTGGTCAGCGCGGTTCGGGGTTGAGGTCCCGCGGCTCGCTGTTTCTGCTAGCGTGGATACCTGTAAGGCCGAGTTAGCAGAGCTCCACGAGTACATCTCTCAGCAATGCCCTGGTCACGACGTAGACTTATCCGGCCTCCTCACGACCTGGTCCGATACTGAACCCCTCTGGCCCGTGAACTGTCAGGTCATCGAGCACCGAGCCCATGCGCCTGGGCATGCTGCGCTCTGGATCACCAACCGGCAAATCCTCGTAGCGGGGGACATGGTGTCTGACATCGAGATCCCAACGCTCGACCTTGAGCAGTCCGACCCGCTCTCCGATTACTTCGCCGCCCTTGATCTGTATGCACACTTCCTTGACTGGGTTGTTACTTTCATCCCGGGCCACGGAAGACCGGGCGACCAGGGTGAGCTGGATCGACGTATCACCCTCGATCGAAGATACCTAGACGACATCGCAACAGGTGCAAGTACGAGTGACGACCGTATCCGGGCACAGTGGCTCAAGGAGCACCACGAACGCCAAGCCGCCTGGGCGAAGGAACAACGTTGA